In Lolium rigidum isolate FL_2022 chromosome 3, APGP_CSIRO_Lrig_0.1, whole genome shotgun sequence, the genomic window aagggtattttacccttatccattattttggtaacaatgacaccgtgctagagtatttggcctaatatgtttgtaaggataatctcaggtattaggcaatgaggcataaatggtgtatcaaaggaacaagaaggctaaaggagacccctcacttcaacaacaatcaaaaaggggtctacagcaaaaATCCGGTgtgcaggccggtccaaccgggccagcaaccggcctgtccggcgcacaGCTCAGTCAACCGATCGCCAACCGGGGcagtccggcgcacgacccggtcgaccggccgccaaccgggctctACACCAGAACACAgcaaatccggttgccgaccgatcAACCGGCCTACAGACTGGCGAGTCCgacgcacggcccggtcgaccggtcgccaactgggcgccaaccggccgccaaccggaggaactCCAGGACCAGCAAAGGGCGTCCGGTCACTGATCCGatctgaccggcctcaccaccgggttgtccggtctgtggcccggtcaaccgggtttctcgaggaaaaagctgaggtggcaagtgaccaacggccatatttcgaagaacactataaataggccttctcctacctctgaacagttaggcactacactacaagctgttcttgagctctctctctctctcttactccattgctagaaacaccaaaagcctcagatctacctcctcctccacccaaacttaaatccctccggggaatcgttagaggaggacccaatctaccgttctaccaagctaaatctcattccccttgtattcatcaagaagcttgcttcctagggttccttggaaaccctaggtgggcaagaggagttcggaagcatccgggctgtggatttgctccgggcaagattgtgaaggtttggaggctgcctcaaagtctaccacaagtcagtgagctattccttcgtaggataggctccggagaatagggtgagccttcgtggcgtggggaatccttcgtgggacctccacccctccaaacgtgacgtaccttgttgcaaagcaagggaacacgggaatacatcctcgtctccgcgtgctatcggttatctctaaccgaaccccttacttgtgatttaactgcctgtgagagccatcGTGCTCGAGTCAGGTGTatactcatataggttgcttcacctagtttgcattaggctcacctttatattccgcaaagcctaatattgcaaagaaagaattaaaacttgtagaaacctattcacccccctctaggtttaccatctctatatttTCACCATTTATCTTATGTAGGGGAATGGCAGTGATGATGTGCTCCATTCCTCTTTTCGAAAAAATCTACAAATTCATTACATGATCTAATTTATTTTAATAATAAAAATACCTTATTTTTTCCTCTTGGTCATTTCTCTTCTCACCCTGCTCTGCATTTGCTTGTTGGGCTGGCCCACGTGCTTGCCTACGTCCTATGAATGAGGCCACACACGCACCcgtgtatgttttaggccatgctaGCCTACACGAGCCAACAACTTAGCAACTTGTTGTCTGTGGATTCTATACACTAACAACGTGGATCGTTACCATGCGTCGCACACCCTGTTGGGTCATGGGCATGGCCCATAAATCGTTGATTTTCTTTTCTGCCTAgttgtttttttgttttctatcggTTCTCTGATTTTTCTTTTCCTGATTTTTagtgttcacctagtttttagatAAATTGCAGATTTTTTTTGATAATGTGCaactttaaaaattgttcaaatttgaagaaGTTTACATTTTAAAAATGTTTCAGATTTggaattttttaattaaaattttaATATTTAAAAATATTTGGATTTTAAAATATTTGTGTTTAAAACCAAACGAAAAACTGAAAACGAACAAAAAAATATAAAAGCGcaggaaacagaaaaaaaaacggaCCGTAAACTTACCTGGAatatgggccgggccaaaagcaagcCGGTGGCTGTGCGGCGCGGCGTGGGCTCCGCATTGGGTGGCATATAGGAGGCCCACTGTCGTCCCGGCTCAGTTCCACCTCCACGCCGAGCTAAACGCCTACAGCCACATCGCATCGACTCTCCGTTCACCGTTGTCGCCGCGGCGCCGCCGACGACAAGGCCAGAGCCGACCCTACAGCGCCGCAACCTTGCCACCGCTCCCACGTAACGCCCCTGCGCGCAACCGCGGAACTAGCTCACAACCGAGTGGGAGGTATAGGGAGGTGAGCTATGGAGAAGTCGCCGAGGGCTTCACCGGAGACCGCCGCGGCGGCCGCGGAGGTGGCGGAGCGGTTCCGGTCGCTGGTCTCCGCCGAGGACGTCGGATCCATCAAGCAGGCGCAGCACCTCATGTAAATCTCGGTCTCCGGCACCTTCACGCGTAATTTAGTTACAGTTCGATTTGGTCTGTTACATGATAATACTGTCCCTAGTTTTGCCACCGAATTCGGGAAGTTCCAGTTTATTTACAGTTGCATGCCTCAATGAACTATGGTGGGTGCTTGCAATTTTGGTTGTAAGGTTACAACCTTAGGGACAATTACTGACTGCTCCCATCAGTAGTCTCCAGTGCAGATTGGTGAATAGGTGTATGAAAACCTGATGGCTTGGTATTGCCTGACTGACTGGAGATTTGGCCAGATAGTGGCTAGAAACTTCTAGGTGGCACTCACAGTACATCTTTACACCGTGATGCTTAAGCCTTGTTAGGTAGTGATCTAGTGACACATAACGAATTCGCTCGGCTTTTATCATTAAGCCTGTTAGTTTTTGGATCTTAAATTTTAGACGTGTAGAAGGTAAACATGTGTCCAAACATAATTATGCACTTTGGTGATCTTTTCGTGCTTTCATAGGTCTTGGATCTTTTGAACTGTTAAATGGATCTCAGAAAGAACTCTGGAAAGTTATCGAGTTTGTTGGTAATCTTCATTTCCTTACAGTGGCGGAGGCAGCGGgtggaaggatccatggctccctTCATGCCCTCATAATGGCATGCATACTATGCTGTTAATCCTTACAGTCGCAAAGAAAATCATTATCACATACTTTTGCCCCTCTTACTAATAGTTGATTCATTTGGCTCCCTCTTACTCTAATTCTTGACTCCTTCACTGTTTCTGCAACCATGTTTTTTCAGAAATAAGGTCACCCTACCAGCCCTTACTGGACATTTGTTAGGAGTGACTGATGAGTGGACAGCGCTTATAAAGTTCAGCAAATTCTGCTGGTGATATTGTGTTAAATCTATAGGTGGCCGTTATTCTATAACTAGCAAGTTCTATACTATTGTATATATGAGCATACCATAATCTCTTCCATGATGCTAAGATCATAATATTGGCGCACCTTTCACACCTGCACATTTTGATCGTTCCACTCTTTACAGCCTTCTGCTTTTCATCCTGTCTCTCCTAAATTGCGTATTTGTTAGTGGTGACTGGTGAGTAGAAAAGAGCTTACTGAGTTAAGCTAAATGCGTGCATGTTTAGTGATGGGCTGTCAAATATATGGCTGGTTATAAGTTTTGTATAGAAATGTAAGTACTATACTTCCACTCTATATGAGTAAGCCATTATCTCTGTGATCATACTAAGGATAATAAACAATATTGCTGGTGTCCCTTTTGACTCATGCAAATGACTGTTCCTCTGTTTATGTCCTAGCTGTTCATTTGCCTTCCTCTTTCACCCTAAACATCCATATGCAACCACTTACCTGTCCAGTTGCCCCTGAACCAGTTCATAAGTTTAACCTGATAGACATGCACATAGGCAGGACTTGCTAGTTAAGTTTCAGTGCATATTCTATTCTGCAATTAAGCATGCAGCTTATCTGATTTATCCTATAATATGTATGTTTGTTATTGGTCTGATTTCCATGATAGAGTTTTATGATCAGCTGGCTTCTTCTTAATGGAATAGGTGGGTATTGGACATCGACACGGTCATAACTGTGGCCACTAAgtatattggttgtaataacatcttatattatgggacagaGAGAATATTATACTCCCTCAATCCTaaataattgactcaactttttctagataaggATGTATGTATCTAGAAAAAATTGAGTCACTTATTTTCGGATGGTGAGAGTATTATTTCTTGAGAAATTGACCGCTAGATATATCACTTTATCTAATCTGAAAGTTTCAAAGGATATCGGTCGTTTGAGTTTGCACTCACGTTAATGTTGAGAGGAGGAACCAGTACCAACCTTTAGTCAAGTACCAGTACCAAGGTAGTTTCACTATTGCCCAGCATGTGATCAAGCTAAAAGGACGAGGTACCAAAACCTAAGTGAGGTACGGAGACCGGCAATTTGGGTCTGAGACCAGCAGCAACAAAAAATGGCTTAACCGATCAGTATTTACAAGTATGACTGATCCTGTAAATGATAGTGCGTGCATTTGCAAAATTAGCTTAACCGTAATTTTGTCCATAGATCTTTTGATATCTTTTCTGTAAATGAACATGTACCGATCAGtatttttccccctcttccatggcCCATGATTTAGTTTGGCTGTTCGACCTGACCCTGTCACGTGCTAAACTTGTAACAGTCTGAAGACCGGTGGGCGTTACAACGTTGGGGTTAATGCTCCGAGAACGGAAGGTAGGCCAGCCATGTTCCAGAGATGAGAGGAAGAGAAGGTTGGAGACTGGGATTAGATATTTGTCGACTGATTATTATCGTTACTTGGCTAACAAACCTATATTCTTCCTAAGTAGTGAAACAATTGTCTAACTAAATTGGTATACTTCCGATCCTTATCCTTATTTCTAATGATCATAGAAGCTTCATCAGATCTCTTGACAACCCTGGTTAAGTGAAGTGACTGCCCTACGGATCTATCTGAGCTTCGAAATTTTAGTCAGTAGTCAATACTACTATGCAACAAATGCTGGTAATCTTGGTCATGGTTAGTTGCAGGTTGTTTTGCGAAGTCAGCATGTTTTTCTCCTTTCTGCAAATTTGCACCATTGTATAGTAACATCTCTTACTAATGGCACTTCTTTTTCCCTTTCTTGGTGAGAATGCTTCTTATTCTCCTAGTTGAGCAATTTAGCTAAGGAAACATTTGGGTTGTCATGCATTGTGTTGTTAGAAACATGATAAATTTTGGATGCTTAAATGACATGTATCTACTGTGTGGCAATAGAAGTTGTTGGAGTTGTTGACTTCCTTTTATTATTTCCTAGTAATGATCATCCATATTGTTACTTTGCAGACTGGGGCGATTGCAAGATAGTAATGCAGTTCTCACGCATTTTAACGAGTACTCTGAACAATGCTTTGCGGAGGTCTCCAGTGACTTTGCTAGTAAAACTCGCCTTCTCAAGTCGATGAAGGATGATCTTGACCATATTTTCCTGAAACTGAGGTACCTTCTTGCGTTCTTACTGTCCTTCAGAACTCTCAGCTGATAATTTAGTCTCCTTTCTATTATTTTCTAGTGCTGTTTTGTGTATCTGTCATATGATTCTCGAATCCATTAGTGTTCATTCGAACTGTACTTATACAATAGTTTTCCCGCACAGCTTAGTTTTTTCTTACTCTTTTGTTGTAGAAGCATGAAATCAAGGTTAGCAGCAACTTATCCAGATGCTTTCCCTGATGGTGCGATGGCAAAGACGATGGATCGAAGACCAGATCTTGAAAATCCTCTGGAATAATTGGTTTATCACCTAAACGTAGCATATCAGCGACAAGATCTGCTGCAGCTAATatccatttcctttttcttttaaggAGTGAAGCAAGAAAGTTCTATCTGCACCTTGTGTTGCAGAAAACTACAGCTTCCAGAAACTTCTGCGTACACCTTGTGCGTAAATGGGCTTTTGTAGATCTGTTATTTTCTCATCCTTTTGTGCATGTAATTGATGTATTGGTGGCTGTATGGATTAacgttactccctccgatccataataattgTCGTTTTTTAGTTTcagtttgaactaaaaccacgacacttaCTAGGGATCAGGGATCAGAGCGAGTACTGTGTttgtaacttgtaagatat contains:
- the LOC124699893 gene encoding kxDL motif-containing protein 1-like — its product is MEKSPRASPETAAAAAEVAERFRSLVSAEDVGSIKQAQHLILGRLQDSNAVLTHFNEYSEQCFAEVSSDFASKTRLLKSMKDDLDHIFLKLRSMKSRLAATYPDAFPDGAMAKTMDRRPDLENPLE